Part of the Verrucomicrobiota bacterium genome is shown below.
TGTTTCAGTTTACCGTGGCGAGCACCGTAGAATGCCCGTTGGTGAAGTGAACCCGGCTGGCCCGCGCAACCGTAGACCCGCTGCTGCCGTCGTCGGTGCGTTTCTTCAGACCGCTCAGTTCCGCGTACAACGTCAAGGCCGCGCCGACGACCTGATCCATGTTGTAATACCGGTAGGTGGCTAACCTGCCGACGAAGTGCGTATCCGGCGTTTGTGCGGCCAAGGCTTGGTATTTCTTGTACAAGGACGCGTTCTCCGGACGGGGCACCGGGTAGTAAGGGTCACCTTCGGAAGACGGGAACTCGTAAAGGATGCTCGTCTTGGAGTGCTCCTGCCCGGTCAGGTATTTCATTTCCGTGACGCGGGTGAACGGGTGTTCGTTCGGGTAATTAATCACCGGCGCCGGCTGGAAGACGGGCCGGTCATGGGTTTCATGTTTGAAGTGCAACGACCGGTACGGGAGTTTTCCGTAACAATAGTCAAAAAACTCGTCGATCGGGCCGGTGTAAATCATTTCGCGAAACGGAATCAAGGCCGCCACTTCGCGGTAATCGGCGTTCAGCAGGACCTTGATATTCGGATGGTCGAGCATGTTCTCAAACAGCCGGGTGAAACCGAGCAACGGCATCGCCTGGTAAACGTCGCTGAAATACCGGTCGTCACGGTTCGTGCGCGTAGGGACGCGGCTGGTAACGGAGGCGTCGAGTTCCGACGGATCCAGTCCCCACTGCTTCCGCGTGTAACCCCGGAAAAATTTCTCGTACAGCTCCCGGCCGACTTTGCTGATCACCACGTCCTCGCTGGTACGGATGACGTCCCTTTTCTCGGCCTTGCTTCTCAGAAAATCCTCAACCTGCGAGGCATTCAGGTTCAAGCCGTAAAGTTTGTTGATCGTATCCAGGTTAATCGGGATGGGCACAAGCTGGCCGTCGACGCTGGCGAGCACGCGATGTTCGTAGGTACGCCATTCGGTGAAGCGCGACAGGTATTCGAAGATGTCTCTGGAGTTTGTATGGAAGATGTGCGGGCCGTACTTATGAACCAGGATGCCCGCACGGTCATAATGATCGTAGGCATTGCCTCCGATGTGATTTCGGCGGTCTATGATCAGTATTTTTTTGTTAGATCCACACGCGAGCCGTTCAGCTAAAACGCTGCCGGCGAACCCTGCGCCTACGATCAAGTAGTCAAACATAAATTGTTTTCCTCACAATTTTTCACACGCGTGCCAATCACGCTCCTGCTCCTATTACGCGCTTCGGTTGAGCCGACGTCAGAAACTCCTGGATATGCCGCTCCAGGTTTTCGACGATAACCTCCCACGTATTGTTTGCCGCCATCGTCAAACCACGGGCGATTTTGTCGCGCCCCGGCGTTTCTGCGGCGCGCTTGCAGCGGGCGCAGAATTCGTCGTGGGATGACCCGATCTCCACGACGTCACTGAACTGGAGGACGACGTCCTCGATCGGCGTGGAAACCACCGGGCGGCCTGTGGCCATGTATTCAAGGATCTTGGTCGGATTGATATATTCGGTGGCCTCGTTAAGGGCGAACGGCACAAGGCACACATCGAAAGCAGCCGCGTACCGGGGTAGGTCTTTGTAATCTCGTCCACCTAAAAAGTGCAGGTTTTGGCGTTTGGGGAAATCAGCCGGGTCGACTTTGATCCAGGGTCCCACGAGCACCACGCTGCCGCCGGCGTTATAGCCGGCGAGGCGACCCAACAGTTCATAGTCCATCCGTTCGTCGATAACGCCGAAAAATCCGTAAATGGGTTTGGGAAGTTGCGCCACCTCGGGTGGAAGCTCAATGCAGGGATCCTGCGCGCGAGAAAAATGTCTAACATCCACTCCACACCCATAGGCATGCGTGTTCGAATTGAATTTCCGCTTTTCCTGACCCAGTTTGGGACCGCCGGCAAACACGACGTCAGCAACGCGCAGTAGTTCGCGTTCACGGTCCACCAGGGCCGGAGGAGCGCCGCGGAACTGACTCAGCTGATCCATGCAATCGTAGACGATGCAGATCTCACCCATTTTGCCCGCGAAGGCGGTCACAGCCATCGGATCGTAAAACCATTGCACCGGGTTTCTGAACCGCAGCCCCAAGGGGCCCGACAGAACTTCCTTTACCAACCGGCGGCGCTCATCGTCGACCCACGCTCCATCCTCCCACCGGGCGCCCGGCATCGCCATGCGGAGCACGGTGATGGCCGGAAATTCAGCAACTTCACGAATCTCAAGGCGAGCTTGATCAATGTTCGGGTCCGGCACCGGTCCTTCCACAAATAGCACCGGATGGCGGGAAGAAAGGCGTGACAGGAACTGTTGCGGTCTCTGCCATACCCAATCCCATCCCAGGTGCGAATGAACAATGATTGGGTATTCCGGATTTGATAACGTGAGATTCATGCTTGGTTACTCCTACGGTTCGCGGGTCCGCGATCATGCGGAACCACTGGCCTTGCAGGAAAATTCTCCTTCTCTTCGTATGGTAAGAGCCTCCTGACCGTCAGAAAGCTCCTGATGGTTTGATCAGGTTTTTTACTGGTAAATCAAACTTGTCACTTTCGACCATTTTTCGAAACAGACCCGGCCATTCGCTAAGCGCCCGGAACGTTCCGTCCTGCACGATCTGGCCCCGTTCAATCACCAGCACCCGGTCACAATTTTTGACGGTTGAGAGCCGGTGCGCGATAAAGATTGCGGTTCGTCCGACCAGTAGGCGCTCGAGGGCTTCTTTCACGAGGCGTTCACTCACCACGTCCAAGGCACTGGTGGCCTCATCGAAAAGCAGAAAATCAGGATCATGCAATAAAGCCCTGGCGATGGCCAACCGCTGGCGCTGGCCCCCGGACAAGCGGGTGCCGCCCTCACCGATCGGCGTTTCGAGCCCTTGTGGAAGTTCACGGATAAACTCCCACGCGTTGGCCAGTTCGCACACGCGGCGGCAGTCAGCTTCGCTCGCGTCTGCACGCATGAGCAGCAGGTTTTCGCGGATCGTGGTCGCGAAGAAGTACGGGTCCTGCGGCACGACCCCGAATCGGCGGCGCACGTCGGCGGTGTTTACGCGGCGCAGGTCAACATCTCCAATCCGGATGGCTCCCTCGTCGGGATCGTAAAGGCGGAGAAATAGTTTTGCCAGCGTCGTTTTGCCGGATCCACTCGGGCCGACGAACGCGACTTTCTGGCCGAAGGGAATCGTGATGTTGATATTTCTGAGGATCGGCTGGCCGGGTGTGTAGGCGAAACTGACGCGGGAGAGCGTGATAGCGGCCGTGGCCGGTAACGTGCGGCGTTCTTCCGGGGCGGGATCCGGGGTGGTGGTGTCCGTCCTCAGCACGTTGACGAGCCGCTTGAGGCTAACCTGCGCCTGACCATGCATGGTCCCCACGGTGAAAAGACAGTTCAGCGGCAACTGGAGCGCGGCGTAGGACGCGAGAAACGCGACGAGTTGTCCTTCACTCAGGTGGTGGTCAAGGTAGCGCCACGTGCCGACGGCGCAGAGCAGGACGAAGCAAAGGTAATTGAGCGCTTCGGCACGCATGTTGACGCGGTGCGTCTCCACGTCGCGCTGGTACGCCTGCCTGCGCAGCTGGTCTGCATTCTGCCTGAAAGTCTCTCCCATCCGCTCTTCAACGGCATGAATCTTCACATCGCGGTTGCCGCGAAATATGTCGGTTACCCGGCCGATGATCCGGGTTTCTGCCGCCTGATACCGCTGGAACAGAGACTGCAGCCGGCTGCTGCCGTAACGCATTGTCAGCACGGTGGCAATTACCAGGAAAAGCAACACGAGGCTTAGGCTCCAGTCCCAGAATAAAATCCAGACGCTTGAGACGAGGAAAGTGGTAATCGAGTTAGGCACGTTGATGACGGCGTTATGAAAGAACATGCTGATGTCCATCACCGGTGAACCCATCACGTAGGTAAAGAGTTCACCGCTTGAATGACGGCCATGGAAACGCAGGCAGAGGTGATTGATGTGGCGGAACAGCCGGACCCTAAGCTCGAGGATGATTTTCTCGCGGACGGAGGTAAAAATTTTGTAGCTCCCGAACCAGGCCCCCATCCGGACCACGAAAGCCGCGAGCAGATATATTCCCATCAACATACCGAGCCGCTGCAGCCGCTGGACCGGGGAGACGTTCGCAGGCCGCATGACGTCATCTACCAAATACCGAGGGATCAAGGTCTGAAAGGCGATGGCGAATCCGGGCAGGGCATTCAGCAGAAGGGCAAGGGCAATGGCGTACCGGTGCTTATACGCATACGGCTTGATGAGTTGCCAAAGGGTCTCAGGGTATTCCTGATTTTTGGACCGGGGAAGGACCCGATGCATCGGAATAGATGGTTCCCACAGCGCAGGATTATCTCCGTAGCATTCCGGGCTCCCTACCACCATAACTTCTTGTTCCTGAATCGTCTCCACTGTATATCTCCCTCTTTATCTGGGCTAACCCCGAACCGAAAAGCGAACGGGGACGGAAATTTGGCTGGACGGGCGCTCAAATTCTGTGTTGGTTGCAGACTCTTTTCGCATAGCAGAGCGTTTTGGGCGGTGGAATTTAAAGAAAGCAGAAATTCCGACCCCTGGTCAGTGTGCTGAGACAGAAAGCCCGCCATCCTCCGTAGACGCATCTTCACTTAGTTTTATTTACCGCAATCCATGGAACACATCGGTTCGCGTCCTTACAGGTCCAATGAAGCTTGGCGGCAGCCATTTCGTTGGGTGTCCGGCATTGAAGGCTCGATTATTCCACACCTCAACATCGACCAGTATCGCTGGACACAACACGATCGACTTTGGAAACAGGACCTTGAACTTACAGCGTTGGATCTTAAATGCCATTGGTTGCGGTATTCCCTTCCGTGGTCAGCTATCCAGAGCACCCCAAACAGCTGGGATTGGTCGTGGTGCGATGACCGCTTTGACGTAGCTGCGAAGCTCGGCATTCAGTTAATTGTTGACCTGGTGCATTTCGGCGTGCCGGCCTGGTTGCAGGATGCATTCGGCGATTTGCTGTTTCCGGACGCACTGGAAGCCTTTTCCCGGGAATTCGGCCGGCGCTACCGCGGGCATCCGGCCGTAGCGAGCATTTGTCCGGTTAATGAGCCTCTCGTGACGGCTTTTTTCGCAGGAGACGCCGGTTTATGGCCGCCGCACGGGACGGGGTTGCAGGGCTACATGGTGCTTTTGTCGCGTATTGCGCAAGCGCTCTCCCGCTCGATCCGGGCCCTTCGTGAAACCATGGGTGAAGTCGAGATCATCCTTTGCGATTCGCTGGAGGTCGCCAAGACGGACGAACCTGACTCCAGTGAAAAGACGAGCCCGCACCTGACGGAATCACTTGGTGCGGACGTGGCGCGCCGGATGGAACGGCGCCACGTCGTGATGGACCTGGTGCTCGGCAGGATTGGTCCCAAGCACCCGTTACGGCAGTGGCTTCTGCAGCACGGGATGCCGCTCTATGACCTGAACTGGTTTCTGCGGCACCCCCAGGAGGTCGACGTTATCGGACTCGATTACTATTTCCACACGGAGGTCGAGCTCTACACCAGCCCGGAAGGGTATTACCGGCAGCGTCCGGCCCGGAAGCCCTACGGCCTTTACCGTGCGACCCAGGCCTACTGGCACCGGTACCATCTGCCGTTCATGATCACCGAAACCAGCGCCGCAGGGACG
Proteins encoded:
- a CDS encoding ABC transporter ATP-binding protein, with the translated sequence METIQEQEVMVVGSPECYGDNPALWEPSIPMHRVLPRSKNQEYPETLWQLIKPYAYKHRYAIALALLLNALPGFAIAFQTLIPRYLVDDVMRPANVSPVQRLQRLGMLMGIYLLAAFVVRMGAWFGSYKIFTSVREKIILELRVRLFRHINHLCLRFHGRHSSGELFTYVMGSPVMDISMFFHNAVINVPNSITTFLVSSVWILFWDWSLSLVLLFLVIATVLTMRYGSSRLQSLFQRYQAAETRIIGRVTDIFRGNRDVKIHAVEERMGETFRQNADQLRRQAYQRDVETHRVNMRAEALNYLCFVLLCAVGTWRYLDHHLSEGQLVAFLASYAALQLPLNCLFTVGTMHGQAQVSLKRLVNVLRTDTTTPDPAPEERRTLPATAAITLSRVSFAYTPGQPILRNINITIPFGQKVAFVGPSGSGKTTLAKLFLRLYDPDEGAIRIGDVDLRRVNTADVRRRFGVVPQDPYFFATTIRENLLLMRADASEADCRRVCELANAWEFIRELPQGLETPIGEGGTRLSGGQRQRLAIARALLHDPDFLLFDEATSALDVVSERLVKEALERLLVGRTAIFIAHRLSTVKNCDRVLVIERGQIVQDGTFRALSEWPGLFRKMVESDKFDLPVKNLIKPSGAF
- the glf gene encoding UDP-galactopyranose mutase, translating into MFDYLIVGAGFAGSVLAERLACGSNKKILIIDRRNHIGGNAYDHYDRAGILVHKYGPHIFHTNSRDIFEYLSRFTEWRTYEHRVLASVDGQLVPIPINLDTINKLYGLNLNASQVEDFLRSKAEKRDVIRTSEDVVISKVGRELYEKFFRGYTRKQWGLDPSELDASVTSRVPTRTNRDDRYFSDVYQAMPLLGFTRLFENMLDHPNIKVLLNADYREVAALIPFREMIYTGPIDEFFDYCYGKLPYRSLHFKHETHDRPVFQPAPVINYPNEHPFTRVTEMKYLTGQEHSKTSILYEFPSSEGDPYYPVPRPENASLYKKYQALAAQTPDTHFVGRLATYRYYNMDQVVGAALTLYAELSGLKKRTDDGSSGSTVARASRVHFTNGHSTVLATVN
- a CDS encoding glycosyltransferase, which encodes MNLTLSNPEYPIIVHSHLGWDWVWQRPQQFLSRLSSRHPVLFVEGPVPDPNIDQARLEIREVAEFPAITVLRMAMPGARWEDGAWVDDERRRLVKEVLSGPLGLRFRNPVQWFYDPMAVTAFAGKMGEICIVYDCMDQLSQFRGAPPALVDRERELLRVADVVFAGGPKLGQEKRKFNSNTHAYGCGVDVRHFSRAQDPCIELPPEVAQLPKPIYGFFGVIDERMDYELLGRLAGYNAGGSVVLVGPWIKVDPADFPKRQNLHFLGGRDYKDLPRYAAAFDVCLVPFALNEATEYINPTKILEYMATGRPVVSTPIEDVVLQFSDVVEIGSSHDEFCARCKRAAETPGRDKIARGLTMAANNTWEVIVENLERHIQEFLTSAQPKRVIGAGA